From the genome of Nitrosomonas sp., one region includes:
- a CDS encoding formylglycine-generating enzyme family protein translates to MPTINIRKHTVFPEEFPEAWASGWGEDEYGLWMAFTYKGVRQAFRWCEPGTFLMGSPEDEPERDDDELQHEVTLTKGFWIADTPVTQALWQVVMGDNPSEFKGEERPVENISWEDATKFIDTMNSLKAELKLCLPTEAQWEYACRAGTTTPFSWGDQIDSTLVNFDGDNPYNDGSKSEYRGHTVDVKALPCNDWGLYQMHGNVWEWCQDRYSDYPSGPVTDPRGSNTGVLRVLRGGSWIGYGGRCRSADRDLDDPSLRYDNGGFRLARGH, encoded by the coding sequence ATGCCCACGATCAACATCCGCAAACACACCGTATTTCCCGAAGAATTCCCTGAAGCCTGGGCATCCGGCTGGGGTGAGGATGAATACGGGCTATGGATGGCGTTCACCTATAAAGGCGTGCGGCAGGCATTCCGTTGGTGCGAGCCGGGGACGTTTTTGATGGGATCGCCGGAGGATGAACCTGAGCGAGATGATGATGAATTGCAACATGAAGTGACACTGACCAAGGGATTCTGGATCGCAGATACGCCGGTGACGCAGGCGTTATGGCAAGTGGTCATGGGTGATAATCCCAGTGAATTTAAAGGTGAAGAGCGACCGGTAGAAAATATCAGTTGGGAAGACGCAACGAAATTTATTGACACAATGAACAGCCTGAAAGCGGAATTGAAATTGTGCCTGCCGACCGAGGCACAATGGGAATATGCCTGCCGTGCCGGAACGACGACGCCATTTAGCTGGGGTGATCAAATCGATTCGACATTGGTTAATTTTGATGGAGACAATCCCTATAACGATGGTAGCAAAAGCGAATACCGGGGACACACTGTCGACGTGAAAGCATTGCCATGTAATGACTGGGGGCTGTATCAGATGCATGGTAATGTATGGGAATGGTGTCAGGACAGGTATAGCGATTACCCGTCAGGTCCGGTAACCGATCCACGAGGTTCGAATACCGGGGTCCTGCGCGTGTTGCGCGGCGGCTCGTGGATCGGCTACGGCGGGCGCTGCCGTTCTGCCGACCGTGATCTCGATGATCCGTCTCTTCGCTACGACAACGGCGGCTTTCGTCTTGCCCGAGGTCATTGA
- a CDS encoding type II toxin-antitoxin system RelB/DinJ family antitoxin has translation MSHKNDRVQVRIEPELKQAAETIFSQLGITSGEAIRMFYAQVKMRGGIPFEIVIPNQDTLDAMEEAEQSNDLEKFDSFKDLRKKLGV, from the coding sequence ATGAGTCATAAAAACGACCGCGTACAGGTCAGAATTGAACCTGAACTCAAACAGGCCGCGGAAACCATATTTAGCCAACTGGGCATTACTTCGGGTGAAGCCATCCGTATGTTTTACGCTCAGGTCAAAATGCGTGGCGGTATTCCATTTGAGATTGTGATCCCGAACCAGGATACGCTGGATGCTATGGAAGAAGCTGAACAGTCGAATGATCTGGAAAAATTTGATTCTTTTAAGGATTTGCGTAAAAAACTGGGCGTATAA
- a CDS encoding type II toxin-antitoxin system YafQ family toxin yields MFSVAPTRRFKRDLKRVHRQNKNIDKLEILINLIASRSSLPTKNKDHSLIGNYAGYRECHIEPDWLLIYRIDENRKSIILVRTGSHAELFR; encoded by the coding sequence TTGTTTTCCGTAGCTCCAACCCGTCGTTTCAAGCGCGACCTGAAACGTGTCCACCGCCAGAACAAAAATATCGACAAGCTGGAGATACTCATCAATCTTATTGCATCCCGTTCGTCTTTGCCGACAAAAAACAAAGATCACAGCCTGATCGGAAATTATGCGGGATACAGGGAATGCCATATCGAACCTGATTGGCTGTTGATTTATCGTATTGACGAAAACAGGAAATCCATTATCTTGGTACGCACCGGCAGTCATGCTGAATTGTTCCGCTAA
- a CDS encoding formylglycine-generating enzyme family protein, which produces MFIRKHTVFPEEFPEAWASDWGEDEFGLWMAFTYKGVRQAFRWCEPGTFLMGSPENESERESFGLDETQHEVTLTKGFWIADTPVTQALWQAVMGENPSRFKGEELPAETISWTDAYVFIDKMNGLKAELKLCLPTEAQWEYGCRAGTTTPFSWGEQIDSTLVNFDGTVPYNKGNSSEYREQTVEVKALPCNDWGLYQMHGNVWEWCQDRYGDYPSGPVTDPRGSDTGGWRVLRGGSWFNYGRYCRSADRLRDDPSFRYDNRGFRLARGH; this is translated from the coding sequence ATGTTTATCCGCAAACACACCGTTTTTCCCGAAGAATTCCCCGAGGCCTGGGCGTCCGACTGGGGTGAGGATGAATTCGGGTTGTGGATGGCGTTCACCTATAAAGGTGTGCGGCAGGCATTCCGCTGGTGCGAGCCGGGGACGTTTTTGATGGGATCGCCGGAGAATGAGTCCGAGCGGGAATCGTTTGGTTTGGATGAAACTCAACATGAAGTGACATTGACCAAGGGATTCTGGATTGCCGATACACCAGTGACACAAGCGTTATGGCAAGCGGTCATGGGTGAAAATCCAAGTCGGTTTAAAGGTGAGGAACTGCCCGCTGAAACTATCAGTTGGACGGATGCGTATGTCTTTATCGATAAAATGAATGGCTTGAAAGCGGAATTGAAACTCTGTCTGCCGACCGAAGCGCAATGGGAATACGGTTGCAGGGCAGGAACAACAACACCATTTAGCTGGGGTGAGCAAATCGATTCTACTCTGGTTAATTTTGATGGAACTGTTCCTTATAATAAAGGTAATTCTAGCGAATACCGAGAGCAAACTGTCGAAGTCAAAGCGCTGCCATGTAATGACTGGGGGCTGTATCAGATGCATGGTAATGTATGGGAATGGTGTCAGGACAGGTATGGCGATTACCCGTCAGGGCCGGTAACCGATCCACGAGGTTCGGATACCGGAGGCTGGCGCGTGTTGCGCGGCGGCTCGTGGTTCAACTACGGCAGGTACTGCCGTTCTGCCGACCGTCTTCGCGATGATCCGTCTTTTCGCTACGACAACCGCGGCTTTCGTCTTGCCCGAGGTCACTGA
- a CDS encoding YicC family protein: MIHSMTGYATRTQTTPHGTLNLELRAVNNRYLDIQLRLPDDFRPLEPVIREQITQQLNRGKIECRLSFTPLASTDNPQQLNTALLQKLQDLDRSVKSILSEAQSLSVADILNWPGILGSSNAPIAGLHETIMTLLQQTLQEFQSARAREGEKLKTVLLERAAQMRQQLSITSPRIPNLIAAFEEKLRTRLQEALDNFDDDRIRQEITFFAAKIDIDEELSRLNTHLDEVERILNTGGAVGKRLDFLMQELNREANTVGSKSADIEISKIAMAMKVLIEQMREQVQNIE; this comes from the coding sequence ATGATCCACAGTATGACCGGCTATGCCACCCGAACGCAGACAACACCGCACGGCACGCTGAATCTTGAACTGCGCGCCGTCAACAACCGTTATCTGGACATTCAGTTGCGCCTGCCCGATGATTTCCGCCCGCTGGAACCGGTCATCCGTGAACAGATCACGCAACAACTTAATCGCGGAAAAATCGAATGTCGGCTCAGCTTCACACCGCTTGCAAGTACGGATAATCCGCAGCAACTGAATACCGCGCTACTGCAAAAACTTCAGGATCTTGACCGATCCGTCAAATCGATTCTGTCCGAAGCACAAAGCCTGTCCGTTGCCGACATACTCAACTGGCCCGGCATACTCGGCAGCAGCAACGCACCCATCGCCGGTTTGCATGAAACTATCATGACGCTTTTACAGCAAACGCTGCAAGAATTCCAGTCGGCACGCGCGCGTGAAGGTGAAAAATTAAAAACAGTCTTGCTGGAACGTGCCGCGCAAATGCGTCAACAACTCAGCATCACATCGCCACGCATACCCAACCTGATTGCCGCGTTTGAAGAAAAACTGAGAACACGCTTGCAGGAAGCGCTCGACAATTTCGATGACGACCGCATCCGTCAGGAAATCACATTCTTTGCGGCAAAAATCGACATCGACGAAGAGTTATCCCGTCTGAACACCCATCTGGATGAAGTCGAACGCATCCTGAACACAGGCGGCGCAGTCGGCAAACGGCTTGATTTCCTCATGCAGGAACTCAACCGTGAAGCCAATACCGTCGGCTCCAAATCCGCAGATATCGAAATTTCCAAAATAGCGATGGCGATGAAAGTTTTGATCGAGCAAATGCGCGAGCAGGTACAAAATATCGAATAA
- a CDS encoding peptide chain release factor 3 has product MSIKHEVARRRTFAIISHPDAGKTTLTEKLLMYAGAIHIAGSVKARKASRHATSDWMEIEKQRGISVASSVMQMEYRDCVINLLDTPGHQDFSEDTYRVLTAVDAALMVIDAANGVEAQTLRLLDVCRARNTPILTFVNKMDREVQPPLDLIDEIERTLGMDAIPFTWPIGMGRQFQGVFDLRKKGIRVFKPGADRANNDDEFITALDDPAVQKRFGSSLNDAQEEIELIEGATPDFNQDEFLAGHQTPVFFGSAINNFGVREVLDALVDLAPHPEPRKAMQREVLPDEQKFSGVVFKIQANMNPAHRDRIAFLRVCSGQFKRGMNLKVARSGKDIRTSTVVSFLSQRRDILEEAFPGDIIGIPNHGTLQLGDTLTEGESLQFTGLPFFAPEIFRTVEIADPLRSKQLKLGLTQLGEEGAIQVFRPHIGNTLLLGAVGILQFEVVTHRLQNEYAVAARIAPAKYQLARWVTADDARELQRFIEANAHRIAYDAVDAPTFLASYGAEISVAEENWPSIRFHKMREHAGLIFQTQ; this is encoded by the coding sequence ATGAGCATTAAACATGAAGTCGCGCGCCGCCGCACATTTGCAATTATTTCGCACCCCGATGCCGGCAAAACGACACTGACAGAAAAATTGCTGATGTATGCCGGCGCGATACATATCGCTGGCAGTGTCAAGGCACGCAAGGCTAGCCGGCATGCCACATCCGACTGGATGGAAATTGAAAAGCAGCGCGGAATTTCCGTAGCCAGTTCAGTCATGCAAATGGAGTATCGGGATTGTGTCATCAATCTGCTTGACACACCCGGACACCAGGATTTCTCTGAAGATACCTATCGTGTTCTGACTGCTGTTGACGCAGCGCTCATGGTTATTGACGCCGCAAATGGCGTTGAAGCGCAGACATTGCGCTTATTGGATGTCTGTCGTGCACGCAACACGCCCATACTCACTTTTGTCAACAAAATGGATCGCGAAGTACAGCCTCCACTCGACCTGATAGATGAAATTGAACGCACGCTTGGCATGGACGCCATACCATTCACTTGGCCAATCGGAATGGGCCGTCAGTTTCAAGGCGTTTTTGATCTGCGCAAAAAAGGAATCCGTGTATTTAAACCTGGCGCCGACCGCGCCAATAACGATGATGAATTTATTACCGCACTTGACGACCCTGCTGTACAGAAACGCTTCGGCTCAAGCCTGAACGATGCGCAAGAAGAAATCGAGCTCATAGAAGGCGCCACACCGGATTTTAATCAGGATGAATTTCTGGCCGGCCATCAAACGCCTGTGTTTTTCGGTTCGGCCATCAATAATTTTGGCGTACGCGAAGTTCTGGATGCTCTGGTTGACCTGGCGCCCCACCCCGAGCCCCGCAAGGCAATGCAGCGGGAAGTCTTACCCGACGAACAGAAATTCAGTGGCGTAGTCTTTAAAATTCAGGCCAATATGAATCCGGCGCATCGGGACCGAATTGCATTTTTACGCGTGTGCTCAGGTCAGTTCAAACGCGGCATGAATTTAAAAGTTGCGCGCAGCGGCAAGGACATCCGTACCAGCACCGTGGTATCGTTCCTATCGCAGCGCAGGGATATTCTGGAAGAAGCCTTCCCGGGCGATATTATCGGCATCCCCAATCATGGCACCTTGCAACTCGGCGACACATTGACAGAAGGCGAATCATTGCAATTCACCGGCCTGCCATTTTTCGCCCCGGAAATCTTCCGCACCGTTGAAATTGCCGATCCGCTGCGCAGCAAACAATTGAAACTGGGACTCACTCAACTCGGCGAGGAAGGTGCGATACAGGTTTTCCGTCCGCATATTGGCAATACATTGTTATTGGGCGCGGTCGGCATTCTCCAGTTTGAAGTCGTCACCCACCGCCTTCAAAACGAGTATGCGGTTGCTGCACGAATTGCCCCGGCCAAATATCAACTGGCGCGCTGGGTAACGGCGGATGACGCCCGCGAACTGCAACGTTTCATTGAGGCCAATGCACACCGCATCGCCTACGACGCCGTTGATGCACCGACTTTTCTGGCTTCATATGGCGCCGAAATCAGTGTTGCGGAAGAAAACTGGCCGTCAATCCGGTTTCATAAAATGCGCGAACATGCCGGCCTGATCTTTCAAACGCAGTAA